One window of the Halobacillus litoralis genome contains the following:
- a CDS encoding UDP-N-acetylglucosamine 4,6-dehydratase family protein, whose translation MFFKGKKILVIGGTGTIGTSIVKTLLHESPSAIRVFSRDEHKQHQLQNDLGERENVRFLIGDIRDYDRLHTAMQEIDYVFHLAAMKHVPACEYNPYEAVLTNVHGTNNVIKAALEQNVSKVVFTSTDKAISPTNTYGATKLTAERLITAAEYSKGNKKTAFSSVRFGNVMGSRGSVIPLFKHQILENKKITVTDSTMTRFMMTLEQATTLTIKALKEAKGGEIFVLKMPIVSLATLTRVVIDETCQQHGLDSNKISIEEIGLRPGEKMYEELMTHEESLTAWDLSDMYVIPFFTKGNVRYEGGRKARPGTYSSSGGQPLSLEELYQLLKTQRLV comes from the coding sequence GTGTTTTTTAAAGGAAAGAAAATATTAGTAATTGGAGGGACGGGGACCATCGGCACGAGTATCGTAAAAACGTTACTTCATGAGTCTCCAAGTGCCATAAGAGTATTCAGCCGTGATGAGCATAAACAACACCAACTCCAAAATGACTTAGGTGAAAGGGAGAATGTCCGTTTTCTAATCGGTGACATCCGTGACTATGATAGACTTCACACCGCGATGCAGGAAATCGACTATGTGTTTCATTTAGCTGCGATGAAGCATGTGCCTGCTTGCGAATACAATCCTTATGAAGCTGTGCTCACGAATGTTCACGGGACGAATAATGTCATTAAAGCAGCACTGGAGCAGAATGTAAGCAAAGTCGTGTTCACAAGCACGGACAAAGCGATATCGCCGACGAATACTTATGGTGCAACGAAATTGACGGCGGAACGATTGATCACAGCTGCGGAATACAGTAAAGGGAACAAAAAAACAGCATTTTCCAGTGTTCGCTTTGGGAATGTCATGGGCTCAAGAGGGTCAGTCATCCCTCTTTTTAAACATCAAATTTTGGAAAATAAGAAGATCACGGTAACAGACAGCACGATGACCCGGTTTATGATGACGCTAGAACAGGCGACAACGCTAACGATTAAAGCCTTGAAGGAAGCTAAGGGAGGCGAGATCTTTGTATTGAAAATGCCGATTGTTTCATTAGCGACCCTAACAAGGGTAGTAATTGATGAAACCTGCCAGCAACATGGCTTAGATTCAAATAAGATAAGTATTGAGGAAATCGGTTTACGACCAGGGGAGAAAATGTATGAAGAGTTAATGACGCATGAGGAATCTTTGACAGCATGGGATTTATCAGATATGTACGTCATCCCTTTTTTTACAAAAGGAAATGTCCGTTACGAAGGCGGAAGAAAAGCCCGGCCCGGGACGTATAGCTCATCTGGAGGTCAGCCGCTAAGTTTAGAGGAATTGTATCAATTATTGAAAACTCAACGTCTTGTTTAG
- a CDS encoding surface carbohydrate biosynthesis protein, producing the protein MGGILYLPIEIKSRELDGKLLLAYYALSEGYQVIIGEHSKVQEASGIYPRGIFLGKGYARGFRKKVLTQADQRGHYVVELDEEGLIFPDENIYLRSRMHQDLLPQLDHVYCWGDSQKRVIEKAYPQFKSNCTVTGNPRFDLLSPKYRVVYQEKGEELKNKYGPYILINTRFTLYNTISGKKGGHLSPQEEYIKKLYGHFISMIKQLSKNHPALAFIVRPHPAERMESYQKDLLGLENVQVIRSGYVLHWLLGASALIHNGCTTGIEGYLLDQMVISYMPVQSPTYDVPLTQDVSESVTSLKELQILISQNESSWIKGKRIRREKKKSALLSDFYGPEKRNEFAYKIILGHLDSVSLSSENKRPSKHYRFKRDTRKKIKQMFPSLISQEIADFFKGIDHIEQQNLTDHVKITPLADRLFHLKN; encoded by the coding sequence ATGGGGGGCATTCTTTACTTACCTATCGAAATCAAATCAAGGGAATTAGATGGGAAACTGTTATTGGCTTATTATGCCCTTTCAGAAGGTTATCAGGTGATCATAGGTGAGCATAGTAAAGTTCAAGAAGCATCCGGCATTTACCCTAGAGGTATCTTTTTAGGGAAAGGATATGCACGGGGATTCCGGAAGAAGGTACTGACCCAAGCAGATCAAAGGGGGCATTACGTCGTGGAATTGGATGAAGAAGGGCTGATTTTTCCTGATGAAAATATTTATTTGAGAAGCCGGATGCATCAGGATCTCCTTCCACAACTCGACCACGTATATTGTTGGGGCGATAGCCAGAAACGAGTTATTGAAAAGGCCTACCCTCAGTTCAAAAGTAATTGTACCGTTACAGGTAATCCGAGGTTCGATCTGCTTAGTCCCAAATATCGTGTCGTTTATCAGGAGAAAGGGGAAGAATTGAAGAACAAGTACGGTCCTTACATACTTATTAACACTCGTTTCACCCTGTACAATACAATAAGTGGGAAAAAGGGTGGCCACTTGAGTCCGCAAGAAGAATATATAAAAAAACTCTACGGTCATTTTATATCGATGATCAAACAGTTGAGTAAAAACCACCCAGCTTTAGCCTTTATCGTCCGTCCTCATCCAGCTGAACGAATGGAAAGCTACCAAAAGGATTTACTTGGACTGGAAAATGTCCAGGTCATTCGAAGTGGTTATGTCCTCCATTGGTTGTTAGGAGCATCAGCGCTCATTCATAATGGGTGTACGACTGGGATAGAGGGATATCTGCTTGATCAAATGGTGATTTCTTATATGCCTGTTCAATCGCCGACTTATGATGTTCCTCTCACCCAAGACGTTAGTGAATCTGTAACTAGCCTTAAGGAATTACAAATATTGATCAGTCAAAATGAGTCTTCCTGGATAAAAGGAAAGAGAATAAGAAGAGAAAAGAAGAAGTCAGCACTTTTATCTGATTTTTACGGCCCGGAAAAGAGAAATGAATTTGCATACAAGATAATTTTAGGACATCTGGATTCTGTTTCCCTCTCTTCAGAAAATAAGCGACCTTCCAAACATTATCGCTTTAAGAGAGATACCAGGAAAAAGATTAAGCAGATGTTTCCTTCGCTTATTTCTCAGGAAATAGCGGATTTTTTTAAGGGGATCGACCATATAGAACAACAAAATCTAACAGACCATGTGAAAATCACCCCGCTTGCTGATCGATTGTTTCATTTGAAAAATTAA
- a CDS encoding ring-cleaving dioxygenase — MNELKGIHHVTAITSSAEKNYEFFTYVLGMRLVKKTVNQDDIETYHLFFADDKGSPGTDMTFFDFPGIPKGSHGTNEIAKTSFRVPSDAAIDYWEKRFDRLEIKHKGIEERFGKKVLPFVDFDDQAYELVSDESDDGVVAGTPWQNGPIPLEYAITGLGPLYVRVDDVKYFKEMLEKVMMFREVAEEGSFRLFEAGKGGNGASVVVEYNAILPPARQGYGTVHHAAFRVEDRDALEEWIERLPKFGFRTSGFVDRHYFGSLYANVAPQILFEFATDGPGFMGDEPYETLGEKLALPPKLEPKREEIENYVRPIDTVRSTKVFEKEYE; from the coding sequence ATGAACGAATTGAAAGGGATTCACCATGTGACCGCCATAACGAGCAGTGCGGAAAAGAATTATGAATTTTTCACATATGTGTTGGGGATGCGACTTGTGAAGAAAACGGTGAACCAGGATGATATAGAAACCTATCACCTGTTCTTTGCTGATGATAAAGGGAGTCCAGGGACGGACATGACGTTCTTTGACTTTCCGGGAATTCCGAAGGGCTCACACGGGACGAATGAAATTGCCAAAACATCGTTCCGAGTACCGAGCGATGCGGCGATTGATTACTGGGAGAAACGATTTGACCGTTTGGAGATAAAGCATAAAGGTATTGAAGAACGCTTTGGCAAAAAGGTGCTTCCTTTCGTCGATTTTGACGATCAGGCTTATGAACTCGTATCTGATGAAAGCGACGATGGAGTAGTTGCGGGGACCCCGTGGCAGAATGGACCGATCCCGCTTGAATACGCGATTACAGGGCTTGGGCCATTGTATGTGCGAGTCGATGACGTCAAGTATTTTAAAGAGATGTTGGAAAAAGTGATGATGTTCAGAGAGGTTGCTGAAGAAGGATCATTCCGTTTGTTTGAAGCCGGAAAAGGCGGAAATGGGGCTTCTGTGGTAGTCGAGTACAATGCAATTCTACCGCCAGCACGTCAAGGCTATGGCACTGTCCACCATGCTGCCTTTCGTGTAGAGGATCGTGATGCGCTGGAGGAATGGATTGAACGCTTACCAAAATTCGGCTTCCGCACGTCTGGATTCGTCGATCGCCATTATTTCGGCTCTTTGTATGCGAATGTCGCGCCACAAATCCTTTTTGAATTCGCGACTGACGGACCGGGATTCATGGGTGATGAACCGTATGAAACACTTGGAGAGAAGTTGGCATTGCCGCCAAAGCTCGAGCCGAAACGTGAGGAAATTGAAAATTACGTCCGACCAATCGATACAGTCAGAAGTACAAAAGTTTTTGAAAAAGAATATGAATGA
- a CDS encoding L-cystine transporter gives METFLVFVNIAIIFAFIFVLIRMQQKHVSFSKRVFAGLGFGILIGVYLQLAFGTGSTVVSQTTDWYNIAGRGYVRLLMMIVIPLILVSIIQSIINLEKSSELGKISLWIIGILVGTTAIAALVGIGSSFLFDLNASQIEAGQAEESRGLYLEERLTDVEDMTTPQKILEFIPANPFLDMTGDRATSTIAVVIFAAFIGVALLGVRRRQPDQAEVFVKGVNSIYAVVMRIVKIVLRLTPIGILGLMAVTVAQTDVAGILELGKFVVASYVALGVMFLLHLVLISVVGLNPFTYLKKVLPVLGFAFTSRSSAGTIPLNISAQKNSLGVDEGIANMSASFGATIGQNGCAGIYPAMLAVMIAPTVGIDPLSPGFLIQLVLIVAISSFGVAGVGGGATFAALIVLSSMNLPVALAGLLISVEPLIDMGRTALNVNGAMTSGTLTSRILYRLNVDRFNDKNAIEKDIS, from the coding sequence ATGGAAACATTTCTTGTGTTTGTGAACATCGCTATCATTTTCGCGTTTATTTTTGTTCTCATCCGTATGCAGCAAAAACATGTCTCTTTCAGTAAACGTGTCTTCGCTGGTCTAGGGTTCGGTATCTTAATCGGGGTCTATTTACAGCTCGCCTTCGGTACCGGATCAACGGTTGTTTCACAAACGACTGACTGGTACAATATCGCCGGTCGCGGTTACGTCCGTTTATTGATGATGATCGTCATTCCACTCATCCTTGTTTCTATCATCCAATCCATCATCAATCTTGAAAAATCATCAGAACTAGGAAAAATTTCGCTATGGATTATCGGCATCCTCGTGGGCACGACTGCCATCGCTGCGCTCGTAGGTATTGGAAGTTCCTTTCTATTCGATTTGAACGCGAGTCAAATCGAAGCAGGTCAGGCAGAAGAAAGCCGCGGCCTTTATCTGGAGGAACGCCTTACTGATGTGGAAGACATGACGACCCCGCAAAAAATATTAGAGTTTATTCCTGCCAACCCATTCCTTGATATGACAGGTGACAGAGCAACTTCAACAATTGCAGTCGTCATCTTTGCAGCCTTCATTGGTGTCGCCCTTTTAGGTGTCAGACGCAGACAGCCAGACCAAGCTGAAGTTTTTGTCAAAGGGGTTAATTCGATTTACGCTGTCGTCATGAGAATCGTCAAGATTGTACTCCGCTTGACTCCGATCGGTATTCTAGGTCTCATGGCTGTCACTGTCGCCCAAACCGATGTCGCTGGGATATTGGAATTAGGTAAATTCGTGGTCGCCTCTTATGTCGCTCTAGGTGTCATGTTCCTTCTACATCTTGTCCTGATTAGTGTGGTCGGTTTGAATCCATTTACGTATTTGAAAAAAGTACTCCCTGTACTCGGGTTCGCTTTTACTTCCCGGTCGAGCGCCGGCACGATTCCATTGAATATCTCTGCTCAGAAAAACAGCCTTGGTGTCGATGAAGGCATCGCCAACATGTCCGCTTCATTTGGAGCAACCATCGGACAAAACGGTTGTGCCGGTATTTACCCGGCCATGTTAGCCGTCATGATTGCACCGACCGTGGGGATCGATCCACTGAGTCCGGGATTCCTGATCCAACTGGTTCTCATTGTCGCCATCAGCTCCTTCGGGGTCGCAGGTGTTGGTGGAGGAGCAACATTTGCTGCCTTGATCGTCTTGTCATCAATGAATCTCCCAGTCGCTCTCGCTGGTTTGCTCATTTCTGTCGAACCATTGATCGACATGGGCCGTACTGCGCTGAATGTCAACGGAGCAATGACTTCAGGGACACTTACTTCACGAATATTATATAGACTGAACGTTGACCGCTTTAATGACAAGAATGCTATTGAAAAGGATATCAGCTAA
- a CDS encoding gamma-glutamyltransferase family protein, translating to MKDLKVTYILAGIIFIGLVGWNVYFEDEFDQFREPYTVEDRAETVEVDTSGEEEAFVYGVSAVHPLAVEAGMKVMNQGGNAAEAAIAVSFVLNVVEPYGSGIGGGGQMVVHEPDEGAVTYDYREAAPESGARPQRGIAVPGFVKGMEAVYEDYGDQMEWSTLLEDAVTHSEEGIQVGRIFNEQLQNSRRFIQSGNEDPEIFNKFYPEDRPLQINDTLVQEELATTLKTLQEDGPEAFYEGKIADALTAELGFEEGDLSSYEVGKRPAPEGEFRNQTLYAGSSPTSGIIVIQALKMIEQLESNLEEVLQAEYATASGDLPAFLAGNVPENLEEIVNDEQYEDIYIHLVNKIVNTVYSDRVYTLGDPEFEDVEQEKLTSTAYAEGLFEEAFFAEEDAMTSSAEMFTAPGEKEDNRNTTHFVVVDKDGMMVSTTNSLGKFFGSGLYVNGFFLNHQMNNFDTAEDSMNSYEPGKRPRSFVSPMIFAEEGRAVLGIGSPGGKRIPAMLIQTLIQYEYGRNEDSGERLTLQEAIGRSRFYTEDNVVHLENMIENDPIARLRDVKGYSVIEHDSPVFYGGIQGLGIRRDGDVLQMYGGGDPRRLGTWQIGDQDGMDDVSVAE from the coding sequence TTGAAAGATTTGAAAGTGACCTATATACTTGCGGGCATCATTTTCATTGGATTGGTCGGGTGGAATGTCTATTTTGAAGATGAATTTGACCAATTTCGTGAGCCTTATACCGTAGAAGACCGTGCTGAAACCGTTGAAGTGGACACTTCTGGTGAGGAAGAGGCATTTGTCTACGGGGTCAGTGCCGTCCACCCGCTTGCTGTTGAAGCAGGGATGAAGGTAATGAACCAGGGCGGGAATGCTGCTGAAGCCGCGATTGCGGTTTCCTTTGTATTGAATGTTGTAGAACCATATGGCTCAGGCATCGGAGGTGGAGGACAAATGGTCGTCCATGAACCTGATGAAGGAGCAGTAACTTATGATTATCGTGAAGCTGCCCCTGAAAGCGGGGCGCGACCGCAGCGGGGGATCGCTGTCCCTGGTTTTGTCAAAGGAATGGAAGCGGTCTATGAAGATTATGGAGATCAGATGGAATGGAGTACTCTTTTAGAAGATGCGGTCACACACAGTGAAGAAGGTATTCAAGTCGGACGTATTTTCAATGAGCAATTGCAAAATTCCAGGCGCTTCATTCAATCAGGAAATGAGGATCCTGAGATTTTTAATAAATTTTATCCAGAAGATCGACCGTTGCAAATTAATGATACCCTCGTGCAAGAGGAGCTTGCGACCACATTGAAAACCTTGCAGGAAGATGGTCCTGAAGCTTTCTATGAGGGGAAAATTGCAGATGCGTTGACAGCTGAACTTGGCTTTGAAGAGGGGGATCTTTCTTCTTATGAGGTTGGAAAGCGTCCAGCCCCTGAAGGTGAATTCAGAAATCAGACCCTTTACGCGGGTTCTTCCCCGACGTCTGGGATTATAGTTATCCAGGCATTGAAGATGATCGAACAATTGGAAAGCAACTTAGAAGAAGTGCTACAGGCGGAGTACGCCACGGCTAGTGGAGATTTGCCGGCTTTTCTTGCGGGGAATGTACCTGAGAACCTGGAAGAAATCGTCAATGATGAACAGTATGAGGACATATATATCCATTTAGTGAACAAGATCGTCAATACAGTATATAGTGATCGTGTTTATACATTAGGAGATCCCGAATTTGAAGATGTAGAACAAGAAAAGCTGACATCGACGGCTTACGCGGAGGGTTTGTTTGAAGAAGCTTTCTTTGCAGAGGAAGATGCGATGACAAGTTCAGCCGAGATGTTTACGGCTCCAGGTGAAAAAGAGGATAATCGCAATACCACCCATTTTGTCGTGGTGGATAAAGATGGCATGATGGTGTCTACGACCAACTCTCTTGGGAAGTTCTTCGGTTCAGGACTTTATGTGAATGGATTCTTCCTGAACCACCAGATGAACAACTTCGATACCGCAGAAGATTCGATGAACTCCTATGAACCAGGCAAACGACCGCGTTCATTCGTTTCTCCGATGATTTTTGCTGAAGAAGGCCGTGCTGTACTCGGTATTGGTTCTCCTGGTGGGAAAAGAATCCCTGCGATGCTTATCCAGACATTAATCCAATATGAGTACGGGCGCAATGAAGATTCAGGCGAACGTTTGACGTTGCAAGAAGCGATCGGCCGCTCCCGTTTTTATACGGAGGATAATGTCGTCCATTTGGAGAATATGATCGAGAATGACCCGATAGCCCGCTTAAGAGATGTGAAGGGTTATTCTGTCATCGAGCATGACTCTCCCGTGTTCTATGGTGGAATTCAAGGGCTTGGTATTCGTAGAGATGGTGATGTCTTGCAAATGTATGGAGGCGGGGACCCGAGGCGTTTAGGAACATGGCAAATCGGGGACCAGGATGGTATGGATGATGTGAGTGTAGCAGAATAG
- a CDS encoding CapA family protein, translating to MQEKDLKYKIKVWTKKHKKKAGLHSAILAVILAVPFFGHSWIDRPTLPEDTRPEDVDYRISMVGDMMLGRHVRDAAVRSGEPIGRVFDYVTPFLEQSDYVTGNFENPVIDVEDPEVESVMEDFELHNKDIHLYAEKGAEQALEDAGFDSVNMANNHMMDYGNLSLEETLKHMEGVDVDMLGIGRALDPADDLFDEDETMTDAGQIQYFEADGRNVAILGFTDVFVQGYSASEYVGGVLTNAGLGVLQSRIREAKEQADIVMVHAHWGDEYQVGSNTTQETLAYLMTDMGADVIIGHHSHVLEPVTRVHIEADEGEPASEDKTAIVMNSLGNFVFDQGWSRTKDSTMAQLDFLSDDGVELSFVPMQISDTRPRETNGILKPFRDFRIFRTLRKELDKEYWRMEDGRLIVDLKKAGVIEG from the coding sequence ATGCAGGAAAAAGATTTGAAATACAAAATAAAAGTATGGACGAAAAAGCATAAGAAAAAAGCGGGACTCCACTCCGCGATCTTAGCGGTGATTTTGGCAGTGCCGTTTTTTGGTCACTCGTGGATCGACCGTCCGACCTTACCGGAAGACACTCGACCAGAGGACGTAGATTATCGTATTTCAATGGTAGGGGATATGATGCTCGGCCGACATGTCCGGGATGCTGCTGTAAGAAGTGGAGAGCCGATCGGTCGGGTTTTCGATTATGTCACCCCATTTCTGGAACAATCGGATTATGTGACAGGAAATTTTGAGAACCCTGTCATCGATGTGGAGGACCCAGAAGTGGAAAGTGTCATGGAAGACTTTGAGTTACACAATAAAGATATCCACTTGTATGCGGAAAAAGGAGCCGAACAGGCATTAGAGGATGCTGGTTTCGACTCTGTCAATATGGCGAATAATCATATGATGGACTATGGAAATCTATCATTGGAAGAAACACTGAAACATATGGAAGGCGTCGATGTTGATATGCTAGGCATAGGGCGTGCATTGGATCCTGCTGATGATTTGTTTGATGAAGATGAAACGATGACGGATGCAGGACAAATCCAATATTTCGAAGCAGATGGAAGAAATGTAGCAATCTTAGGTTTCACTGACGTCTTCGTCCAAGGATATAGTGCCAGTGAATATGTTGGTGGTGTTTTGACAAATGCCGGGCTCGGCGTTTTGCAAAGCAGGATACGTGAAGCAAAAGAACAAGCGGACATCGTAATGGTCCACGCCCATTGGGGCGATGAGTACCAAGTAGGTTCCAACACCACCCAGGAAACGCTCGCCTATTTGATGACAGATATGGGGGCAGACGTGATTATCGGTCACCACTCTCATGTATTAGAACCGGTTACCCGCGTCCATATTGAAGCGGATGAAGGGGAGCCTGCGAGTGAAGATAAAACGGCGATCGTGATGAATAGCTTAGGAAATTTTGTCTTTGACCAGGGGTGGTCAAGAACAAAAGATTCCACAATGGCACAACTCGATTTTTTGAGCGATGATGGTGTGGAACTATCATTCGTTCCTATGCAGATTTCAGATACACGGCCGCGGGAAACGAATGGAATTTTAAAGCCGTTTCGGGATTTCCGTATTTTCCGTACCTTACGTAAAGAGTTGGATAAAGAATATTGGCGGATGGAAGACGGAAGGCTCATTGTCGATTTGAAAAAAGCTGGCGTAATAGAGGGATAG
- the pgsC gene encoding poly-gamma-glutamate biosynthesis protein PgsC yields MFGTDLYIAIVIGVLLSLLYAEKTGIVPAGLVVPGYIALIFDQVMYVLAVGLISLVTYLLVSQVLTRFTVLYGRRKFAAMLTVGVLMKMSMDYLYPLTPFPVMELRGIGVIVPGLIANSIQRQGVLPTFSATFLIAFATFVLISAYHLI; encoded by the coding sequence GTGTTCGGTACAGATTTATATATAGCAATTGTCATTGGAGTATTACTGAGTCTATTGTACGCAGAGAAAACAGGGATTGTACCTGCAGGGCTGGTCGTCCCTGGTTACATAGCATTAATTTTCGATCAAGTTATGTACGTTTTGGCTGTAGGTTTGATCAGTCTGGTTACTTATCTGCTCGTATCACAAGTTTTAACAAGATTTACGGTTTTATATGGACGTCGCAAATTTGCCGCGATGTTGACAGTCGGTGTTCTTATGAAAATGTCCATGGATTATTTATATCCGCTCACGCCGTTTCCGGTCATGGAGCTGAGGGGAATCGGGGTCATCGTACCGGGATTAATTGCAAACTCGATTCAAAGACAAGGCGTTTTACCGACATTCAGCGCCACTTTTTTAATTGCGTTCGCGACTTTCGTATTGATTTCGGCGTATCATTTGATTTAG
- the pgsB gene encoding poly-gamma-glutamate synthase PgsB: MIFFVFVLIIGLWEKYKLDRRLTKIPTRILVNGIRGKSTVTRLVMGILKEDDRKVIGKTTGTSARMFYWDKEDEEPIIRGLQGPNINEQMKITERVVKRRADAFVSECMAVNPEYQKVFQERLVKANITIIANVIEDHMDVMGPTLDDIAEAFSSTIPENGYLIIPETPYQKYFEKIARRKNTVVVVAEESWIEEEYLQEFPFMIFPQNAALAMAVADILGIKRQVAMEGMLNAPVDPGAMRVHRFGREEAPKYFFNGFAANDTTSTLNIWERIQELDYPSDESIIVMSCRSDRVERTIDFAENVLPYIEMDRLIVMGESVWPITQAYEEGKIRPLNLINLEKASTEVIVDQLQELPDRSVIYGIGNIVGAGEKVAAAIEELEITPSLTEERTGWDEIQETTRERSFQGRVLQTNK, encoded by the coding sequence ATGATCTTTTTCGTTTTTGTATTGATCATAGGATTATGGGAGAAATATAAGCTGGATCGTCGACTGACAAAAATTCCGACGCGGATTCTGGTCAATGGAATCCGGGGTAAATCGACAGTTACTCGTTTGGTGATGGGAATTTTGAAAGAAGATGATCGTAAAGTCATCGGAAAAACGACTGGTACTTCAGCACGGATGTTTTATTGGGATAAAGAGGATGAAGAGCCGATTATACGTGGGTTGCAAGGACCCAATATCAATGAACAGATGAAGATAACGGAGCGTGTCGTGAAGCGAAGGGCGGATGCTTTCGTAAGTGAGTGTATGGCAGTCAATCCTGAATACCAAAAGGTCTTTCAGGAGCGTCTCGTCAAAGCGAACATTACGATAATCGCTAATGTGATTGAAGATCATATGGACGTAATGGGACCGACCCTTGATGATATCGCAGAAGCCTTCAGCTCGACAATCCCAGAGAATGGATACCTTATTATTCCGGAAACGCCCTACCAAAAATATTTTGAAAAAATAGCTCGCCGTAAGAATACGGTGGTCGTTGTTGCTGAAGAGAGCTGGATTGAGGAAGAATATTTGCAGGAATTCCCGTTCATGATTTTCCCTCAGAATGCAGCTTTGGCAATGGCTGTGGCGGATATATTAGGAATCAAACGTCAGGTAGCCATGGAAGGAATGCTCAACGCTCCAGTCGATCCTGGCGCAATGCGTGTGCACCGCTTCGGAAGGGAAGAAGCACCGAAGTATTTTTTCAATGGCTTTGCTGCCAATGATACTACATCCACATTGAATATTTGGGAGCGGATCCAGGAACTTGATTATCCGAGCGATGAAAGTATAATCGTTATGAGTTGTCGTAGTGATCGTGTTGAGCGGACGATTGATTTTGCGGAAAATGTCTTGCCTTATATTGAAATGGATCGCTTGATCGTGATGGGAGAGAGTGTATGGCCGATCACCCAGGCCTATGAAGAAGGGAAAATCAGACCTTTGAATCTCATTAACTTGGAAAAAGCATCGACAGAAGTGATTGTAGATCAACTTCAAGAACTTCCTGATCGAAGTGTGATATACGGAATTGGAAATATCGTCGGCGCAGGAGAAAAAGTGGCCGCTGCGATAGAGGAATTGGAAATCACCCCATCACTGACCGAAGAACGCACTGGTTGGGATGAGATTCAGGAAACAACCCGGGAGCGATCGTTCCAAGGGAGAGTCCTGCAGACGAACAAATAA
- a CDS encoding dienelactone hydrolase family protein: protein MNEINHYLMRLYDGTTAHQESIDIEKLTEVLGDFPQVEPREYGFTEELVDCGLYLRHRVFFSSVEGMKVPMYILTPKTNSSGQEVPAVLALHGHGYGSREMVGLFPNGSNRTFPTIHNDLAVQLVKKGMKVFVPEIIGFGDRKLEEDREKENSCYTLATHLLMAGKTLAGLRTYEARGALDYIKDVDQQDCVGVIGFSGGGLIATLTSILDDRIQATVLSGFPSTFKGSILASEHCIDNYIPGLLNLTEMPQLIGLIAPKALFIEAGEDDPVFPSKHTKLAIEKIEAIYQRKNKEYAFQHEIFQGGHEVSGDTSLEWLRNHLI, encoded by the coding sequence ATGAATGAGATCAACCATTATTTAATGCGTCTTTATGATGGAACGACAGCGCATCAAGAAAGTATAGATATAGAAAAGCTTACTGAGGTATTGGGAGATTTCCCGCAAGTTGAACCAAGAGAATACGGCTTTACTGAAGAACTGGTGGATTGCGGACTTTATCTGCGTCATCGAGTATTTTTTTCCTCTGTGGAAGGAATGAAGGTACCGATGTATATCCTCACCCCTAAGACAAACTCTTCTGGTCAAGAGGTGCCCGCTGTTCTGGCTTTGCATGGGCATGGATATGGAAGCAGAGAAATGGTTGGTCTTTTTCCAAATGGCAGTAACCGGACCTTCCCTACGATTCATAATGATTTGGCGGTCCAACTAGTGAAAAAAGGGATGAAAGTTTTTGTCCCGGAAATCATCGGTTTCGGCGATCGGAAGCTGGAGGAAGATAGAGAAAAAGAAAACTCCTGCTATACGTTGGCAACACATCTTCTCATGGCAGGAAAAACGTTGGCGGGATTGAGGACATATGAGGCTAGAGGTGCTTTGGATTACATAAAGGATGTGGATCAACAGGATTGTGTCGGAGTGATCGGATTTTCAGGCGGAGGATTAATTGCGACGCTGACATCGATCTTGGATGACCGTATCCAAGCCACTGTTTTAAGTGGCTTCCCAAGTACATTTAAGGGAAGTATTCTGGCGTCTGAGCATTGCATAGATAACTATATACCTGGCTTGCTTAATCTGACAGAAATGCCACAATTAATAGGTTTGATTGCCCCGAAAGCTTTATTTATCGAAGCAGGTGAAGACGATCCAGTTTTTCCTAGCAAACATACAAAACTTGCTATTGAGAAGATAGAAGCGATCTATCAAAGGAAGAATAAGGAGTACGCTTTTCAACATGAAATTTTTCAAGGCGGGCATGAAGTGAGTGGGGATACTAGCTTAGAATGGTTAAGGAATCATTTGATTTAA